The nucleotide sequence GTATTTTTCGGATGTCTTTACCATATCGCTTGCAAGGGGTATCCTGAGTTTGGAGTCAAGGATAATGCGGATAGGGTATTTCTTGGGACGCAGCATCCGCGGAACAAGGATAGGGTTGTCAGTAATTACCGTATTGATGCCTACCATTATGCCGTCCATTGTTGATCTCAGTTTATTCGCATGACTTCTTGATTCTTCATTGGATATCCACTTAGAGTCGCATGTTTTCGTTGCAATCTTTCCATCAAGACTGGCTGCTGCTTTCATTACAAAGAAAGGTCTCTTTTTTTCCATATATACCACAAAGGCCTCGTTGAGTTTTCTTGCCTCGTCCTCAAGAAGACCTACTTTTACACTTATATTAGCTTTTTTCAGAGCATCAATACCTTTCCCGTTCATATCCGGGTTTGGGTCAAGCATAGAAGCAACTACTTTTTTTATACCCGCTTTCTTTATTGCGTCCACACAGGGAGGTGTTCTTCCGAAATGAACGCATGGCTCAAGATTCACATAAAGGGTTGAACCAAGAGCATTTTCCTTTGCATCATTTATAGCCATAATCTCAGCATGAGGAAGGCCCGGTTTCTTATGGTACCCTCTTCCCACAATATGCGTACCCTTAACAAGAACTGCGCCTACCATAGGATTGGGAGATGTTGTGCCAAACCCTCTCCGTGCAAGTGAAATCGCCATTTTCATATAATCTTCTTCTTTCATTCACTCACCCCTATTCCATTAACTCTTCTTCTCTTCTCCGTTGATCCATTCCTCCTTTTTCAGCAACAGACCCTTAAGTTCATTCATAAACTCATTAATGTCCCTGAACTGCCGGTAAACGGATGCAAAACGAACATAGGCTACCTCGTCAAGCTTTTTCAATTCCTCCATAACCATTTCCCCTATTTCTGCACCTCTGGTCTCTCTTTCACCTCCCTCCAGCAGATTATATTCAATCCTTGAAACAATTTTTTCAATGTTTGCAATGCTTATAGGTCTTTTTTCACAGGCCTTTTTTAACCCGTTCAATATCTTTGTTCTATCAAAAACTTCTCTTCTCCCGTCTTTTTTTATGACCAGCGGTAATCCCTCTTCAAGTCTTTCGGCTGTTGTAAATCTTTTGCCACAGCTAAGGCATTCCCTCCGCCTGCGGATAGCATCCATCTCCTTGCTTACCCTTGAATCAAGGACTTTACTCTCTACAGAATCACAGAAAGGACATTTCATAATTTTTTCGCGGAGCGAGGTTTTATTTTTTTTGTTTTTGAATCATATAATTTTGAGTTCCGGGTACCTGCAAGCTGATGCCCCGATTCCTGATTTACGTTCATGTCTACCTTCACGAGTGTAACACCTGACTCTTCTATCATCTCCATGGACAGATTGTCAGGATAACCATTAACATAGAACACCCTCGTAATTCCTGCATTAATAATCATTTTGATACATATTGAGCACGGTAAGTGGGTTGAATAGATATCGGCACTACTGATGGAAACACCGTGATGCGCAGCCTGAATAATAGCGTTTTGTTCAGCATGAAGACCCTTGCATAGCTCATGTCTTTCGCCGGATGCAATATTGAGTTTTTCCCGCAGACATCCCGCTTCAATGCAATGTTTTAACCCTGTTGGCGCGCCATTGTAACCTGTAGACAGTATTCTCTTTTCTTTTACGATTAATGCCCCTACATTCCTTCTTTTACATGTTGACCGCTTTGAAACAATTTGTGCAATCTCCATAAAATAGGAATTCCAATCAGGGCGATTATTTATCATATTTCATATATACGAGAATAAAAAGGGAATCTTTTACATAATGCTTTAACGTTTTCTTTTATTTCAAGATGGAGCGATTCATTTTCAAGATCACTGAGGGCTCTATCAATAAAATCACGGATGAGCTCCATTTCATGCTCCTTCATGCCCCGTGTAGTAACTGCCGGAGTACCTATTCTGATACCGCTTGTGACATTTGGACTCTTTGAATCGAAAGGAATCAGGTTTTTGTTGATCATGATCCCGCTTCTCTCGAGGACTTCCTGTGCCTGTTTCCCTGTTACCCCTCTGGGTGACAGATCAACAAGGAACAGATGGTTGTCTGTACCTCCGGAGACTATACGAAAACCGCACTTCTCCATACTGGCGGCCAGGTGTTTGGCATTCTTGATAATCTGCCTTTGATATTCTCTGAATTCGTCACTCATGGCATTTTTCAACGCCACAGCTTTTGCCGCAATAACATGCATAAGCGGCCCGCCCTGAATACCGGGAAAAACAGCAGAGTCAATCTTTTTTGCAAATTCCTGTTTACAAAGTATTAATCCGCCTCTTGGTCCACGGAGTGTCTTATGGGTGGTTGTAGTTACAAAATGTGCATGTTCCACCGGACTCGGGTGCAGTCCTGCAACGATAAGTCCGGCAATATGGGCAATATCTGCCGTCAAATAGGCGCCCACTTCATCGGCAATCTCTCTGAACTTTTTGAAATCTATAACTCTCGAATACGCGCTGGCACCTGCAATAATCATATTCGGTTTTTCATCATGGGCAATTTTCCTGATCTCATCATAGTCGAGTTCTTCATTCGCACTTGAAACCTTATAGCCAACAGAGCGGTATTGCTTGCCGGAAAAGCTTACACGAGCGCCATGGGTCAGGTGCCCTCCATGATCTATATCCATACCGAGGATTGTATCGCCTAATTTGAGAGCACCGTAAAAAACAGCCATATTTGCAGCAGAACCTGAATGAGGCTGGACATTTGCATGTTCAGCATGAAAAAGAGCTTTCGCCCTGTCTATGGCTATTTGTTCTATCTGATCAATATAGCCGCACCCGCTGTAATATCTTTTGAAAGGGTAGCCTTCCGCATATTTATTTGTAAGGACAGAGCCTTGCGCTTCAAGAATCTCCTCATCAACATAATTCTCCGATGCAATCAGGATAAGGCTGTACTCCTCTCTTTCAATCTCCTGCTTTACAAGCCCATAAATCTCTTTATCTTTTTCTGCCAGTTTCATAATTATTTCACCAGTCCGTATAATATAAAACCTGGAAGGTTGAACAATTTTTTCTATTCACCTTTCACTTATTCAGGTGTTTCTCCTCCCACTGCCTTATCTTTTCTACCCGTTTTTCGTGCCTTCCGCCTTCAAAAGATGTTCCGAGCCATGCTTTCACAATTTCTTCCGCCATTCCTTTGCCGATTACCCTTTCGCCGAGCACAAGTACGTTGGCATCAAGGTGTTTTCTGCTCTGGATCGCCGTATATATATCTTGTACGAGAGCTGCACGTATCCCTTTCACCTTATTGGCAACGACATTCATTCCAATACCGGTACCGCAAATAAATATACCTTTGTCTGCTTCTCCGGTTGATAAAAGTTCTGCAGCCTTAAAACCATAATCAGGGTAATCAACAGAGTTTTCTGAGTGTGTCCCGATATCAACAAAGGAATAACCTTCCTTCTCAATAATACTTTTTATGTGTTCTTTCAACTCAAAACCGGCATGGTCTGAGGCAAGGACAATTTTCATCCACTAAATCTCCGGAATACAAGGGTCGAGTTCGTACCGCCAAAACCGAATGAATTTGACAATGCAACATCTACCTTATGGCTCCTTGATTCATTGGGTACATAATCAAGATCACACTGCGGGTCAGGTGTCTCATAGTTGATTGTAGGAGGGCAGATATTATCCCTTATGCTCAGCAGGGAAAATACTGCCTCTATCGCTCCCGCAGCGCCCAGCAAATGGCCTGTCATAGATTTGGTAGAGCTTACCGGGATCTTGTATGCTTTCTCTTTGAATACCTCTTTTATTGCAAGCGTCTCCGTATAGTCGTTCAATTCTGTTGATGTCCCATGGGCATTAATATAATCTACATCTTCCGGCGACATTCCGGCGTCTTTCAATGCCATTTTAATGCAGCGGATAAACCCCTCTCCGTCCGGACATGGAGCAGTGATATGGTATGCGTCCCCGTTATATCCGTAACCGGCTATTTCTCCGTATATCTTTGCTCCTCTTTTCAGGGCATGTTCAAGCTCTTCGAGAACTACAATACCCGAACCTTCAGAAACAACAAAACCGTCCCTGTCCTTATCAAAGGGGCGCGATGCCTTCTGCGGTGCATCATTCCGTGTGGAAAGCGCCTTCATTGCATTAAACCCGCCGACAGTAAGGGGGGTGAGGTTCGCTTCAGTTCCTCCAGCCACCATCACATCGGCATCCCCGTATATGATTATCCTGGATGCCTCTCCAATGGAGTGCGAGCCCGTTGCACATGCCGTTACAATGGACAGGTTCGGGCCTTTCAGGCCGTACCGGATCGCAATATGTCCCGGCGCCTCATTTGCTATCAGCATAGGGATAAAAAAGGGCGTAATTCTGCTGGGACCACGTTCCAGAAGAACACTATGGTACTTTTCAATGGTCGGCAGACCTCCGAGCCCCGTACCTACTACTACGCCCGCCCTTTCGGCGTCCTCTTTGTCCATGTCAAGGCCGGCATCTTCCATTGCTATCTTGGAAGCTGCAAGGGCATACTGGATAAATAAGTCAATCCTTTTAATCTCTTTTGGAGAAATATAATCTTCAGGTTTGAATTCCTTAATCTCACCGGCAAATTTTGTTTCATGCAGGGTAGTATCAAAACGGGTGATCGGGGCTATCCCCGATTCACCGTTTAAAATACGCTGCCATACATTTTCTAACCCGACACCGAGAGGCGTTGCAAGACCTAAACCAGTGGCAACCACCCTTCTTTTCAATGTATTCACCTCGTTGGTTATTTTTCTGCCATACGCTGTTCTATATATTTGATTGCATCGCCCACTGTCTCCATCTTCTCTGCATCTTCATCCGGAATTTCAATCCCGTATGCATCTTCCAGCGCCATGATGAGTTCAACAATGTCAAGCGAGTCAGCTCCAAGGTCATCAATAAACTTTGCTTCAGGAATGACTTCGGACTCGTTTACTCCGAGCTGTTCAACAATCATCTCTTTTACCTTTTCTGTTACTGTCATCTAAGAATCACCTCCTCGATTTATTAACACTGACACTATATTGCCAGTTATCAGCGGTCGCCAATAAAATCTGCAACTTAAAACACTACATATATAAGCCACCGTTGACGTTTATCGTTTCTCCCGTAATGTAACCCCCGTATTCGGAAAGCAGGAAGTATACAACACGGGCTATGTCTATGGGTTCGCCGTATTTCTTTAAGGGAATTGCCTTACGCATTTCCTCCTTATATTTATCGTCCAGTATCTCCGTCATTTTTGTGTTGATAAAACCCGGGGCAACAGCATTTACCCTTATGCCCCTCTCTCCATATTCTTTTGCTGTGCTTTTTGTAAAGCCTATAATGCCTGCTTTGCTTGCAGCATAATTTGACTGACCTGCGTTGCCCATCACCCCGGCAATCGACGAGATATTTACAATAGAGCCGCCTGTTTTCAGCATATGCCTTATAACTGCTCTTGTACAGTTAAAAACGCTCTTCAGGTTCACCCGGATTACCCTGTCCCAGTCTTCTTCCTTCATCCTTAACAATAATTTATCAATCGTAATACCGGCATTGTTAACAAGGTTGCTGATCTGTCCCATGTTTTTTACTACACTGTTGACAGCCTCTTCAACGGCTGTGAAATCTGACACATCAACTTGATAAAATTCAGCCTTTCTTCCTTTATCCGTAATTGCATTCAGCACTTCATTGCCATCAATGATATCAAATATAACAATATCTCCACCTTTATCCGCTAAAAATTCCGCTATTGTCCGGCCAATGCCCTGTGCACCACCGGTAACTATTGTTACAGTGTCCTTCATACAAGCAACCCCTTCACCGCCTCGATATCTTCAAACTCTTCCACATTATAGCATGGAATATCAGGTTCTATTCTCTTTATCAGGTTTGAAAGCACTTTCTGAGGTCCTACCTCCAGGAATGCCTCAACGCCTTCTTTTGCCATTCGCATTATACAACTTTCCCATAAAACAGGCGAAAACATCTGTCTGTAAAGCTTGCCCGGTATGGCATTCTTATCTTTCTCAGGACAGGCATCTACATTGCAAACAACCGGGGTCTCTAT is from Pseudomonadota bacterium and encodes:
- the ribD gene encoding bifunctional diaminohydroxyphosphoribosylaminopyrimidine deaminase/5-amino-6-(5-phosphoribosylamino)uracil reductase RibD produces the protein MKEEDYMKMAISLARRGFGTTSPNPMVGAVLVKGTHIVGRGYHKKPGLPHAEIMAINDAKENALGSTLYVNLEPCVHFGRTPPCVDAIKKAGIKKVVASMLDPNPDMNGKGIDALKKANISVKVGLLEDEARKLNEAFVVYMEKKRPFFVMKAAASLDGKIATKTCDSKWISNEESRSHANKLRSTMDGIMVGINTVITDNPILVPRMLRPKKYPIRIILDSKLRIPLASDMVKTSEKYKTLVFASEDARSDKEAKLKSLGIEVIKVPREENGRVSIRHVCEELYKREIISVLVEGGGETHSSLLKEGLLDKVVLFYAPILIGGKNALNIIGGRGIDFLKDAYKIDISLIKRFKEDIYVEGYVHRDY
- the fabG gene encoding 3-oxoacyl-[acyl-carrier-protein] reductase — protein: MKDTVTIVTGGAQGIGRTIAEFLADKGGDIVIFDIIDGNEVLNAITDKGRKAEFYQVDVSDFTAVEEAVNSVVKNMGQISNLVNNAGITIDKLLLRMKEEDWDRVIRVNLKSVFNCTRAVIRHMLKTGGSIVNISSIAGVMGNAGQSNYAASKAGIIGFTKSTAKEYGERGIRVNAVAPGFINTKMTEILDDKYKEEMRKAIPLKKYGEPIDIARVVYFLLSEYGGYITGETINVNGGLYM
- the acpP gene encoding acyl carrier protein, with amino-acid sequence MTVTEKVKEMIVEQLGVNESEVIPEAKFIDDLGADSLDIVELIMALEDAYGIEIPDEDAEKMETVGDAIKYIEQRMAEK
- the nrdR gene encoding transcriptional regulator NrdR, with translation MKCPFCDSVESKVLDSRVSKEMDAIRRRRECLSCGKRFTTAERLEEGLPLVIKKDGRREVFDRTKILNGLKKACEKRPISIANIEKIVSRIEYNLLEGGERETRGAEIGEMVMEELKKLDEVAYVRFASVYRQFRDINEFMNELKGLLLKKEEWINGEEKKS
- a CDS encoding serine hydroxymethyltransferase translates to MKLAEKDKEIYGLVKQEIEREEYSLILIASENYVDEEILEAQGSVLTNKYAEGYPFKRYYSGCGYIDQIEQIAIDRAKALFHAEHANVQPHSGSAANMAVFYGALKLGDTILGMDIDHGGHLTHGARVSFSGKQYRSVGYKVSSANEELDYDEIRKIAHDEKPNMIIAGASAYSRVIDFKKFREIADEVGAYLTADIAHIAGLIVAGLHPSPVEHAHFVTTTTHKTLRGPRGGLILCKQEFAKKIDSAVFPGIQGGPLMHVIAAKAVALKNAMSDEFREYQRQIIKNAKHLAASMEKCGFRIVSGGTDNHLFLVDLSPRGVTGKQAQEVLERSGIMINKNLIPFDSKSPNVTSGIRIGTPAVTTRGMKEHEMELIRDFIDRALSDLENESLHLEIKENVKALCKRFPFYSRIYEI
- the fabF gene encoding beta-ketoacyl-ACP synthase II; this translates as MKRRVVATGLGLATPLGVGLENVWQRILNGESGIAPITRFDTTLHETKFAGEIKEFKPEDYISPKEIKRIDLFIQYALAASKIAMEDAGLDMDKEDAERAGVVVGTGLGGLPTIEKYHSVLLERGPSRITPFFIPMLIANEAPGHIAIRYGLKGPNLSIVTACATGSHSIGEASRIIIYGDADVMVAGGTEANLTPLTVGGFNAMKALSTRNDAPQKASRPFDKDRDGFVVSEGSGIVVLEELEHALKRGAKIYGEIAGYGYNGDAYHITAPCPDGEGFIRCIKMALKDAGMSPEDVDYINAHGTSTELNDYTETLAIKEVFKEKAYKIPVSSTKSMTGHLLGAAGAIEAVFSLLSIRDNICPPTINYETPDPQCDLDYVPNESRSHKVDVALSNSFGFGGTNSTLVFRRFSG
- the rpiB gene encoding ribose 5-phosphate isomerase B, producing the protein MKIVLASDHAGFELKEHIKSIIEKEGYSFVDIGTHSENSVDYPDYGFKAAELLSTGEADKGIFICGTGIGMNVVANKVKGIRAALVQDIYTAIQSRKHLDANVLVLGERVIGKGMAEEIVKAWLGTSFEGGRHEKRVEKIRQWEEKHLNK